In Uranotaenia lowii strain MFRU-FL chromosome 2, ASM2978415v1, whole genome shotgun sequence, one genomic interval encodes:
- the LOC129741927 gene encoding ATP-dependent DNA helicase pif1-like: protein MRAIDDGNGGIFFIDAPGGTGKTFLISLLLASIRSRPDIALAVASSGIAATMLEGGRTAHSAFKLPLNLQMTEEPTCNISKNSSMAKLLQSCKIIIWDECTMAHKRALEALDRTMKDLRNHTGHFGGAMILLAGDFRQTLPVIPRSTAADEINACLKLSYLWRYVTTLRLTTNMRVALQNDSSAEIFAKQLLTIGNGEVPVDVSTGLISFPQGFWFFVSTKEELIANVFPNIVQNHVNHDWLSSRAILAAKNKDVDELNFIIQNTVPGELHSYKSVDCMTNPEEATNYPTEFLNSLDLPGMPPHNLRIKVGSVIIMLRNLNQPKLCNGTSNQQQAPDLASVGRSIL from the exons ATGAGAGCGATTGATGACGGCAATGGTGGCATTTTCTTCATCGATGCGCCTGGTGGAACTGGCAAAACCTTCCTTATTTCATTACTGTTGGCTTCAATTCGTTCAAGACCTGACATTGCCCTGGCGGTTGCCTCATCGGGCATTGCAGCCACAATGTTGGAAGGTGGCCGAACTGCTCATTCTGCATTCAAATTGCCATTGAATCTACAGATGACCGAGGAACCAACATGTAATATTTCGAAGAATTCATCAATGGCGAAATTGCTGCAGAGTTGCAAGATTATTATCTGGGACGAATGTACAATGGCACATAAAAGAGCATTAGAGGCACTCGATCGAACTATGAAGGATCTTCGAAATCATACAGGACATTTTGGAGGCGCCATGATTCTACTAGcag gaGATTTTCGACAAACGCTTCCTGTCATACCGCGGTCAACGGCAGCTGATGAGATAAATGCTTGCCTTAAACTTTCGTATTTGTGGCGTTACGTAACGACCCTGCGGTTAACGACAAATATGCGAGTTGCGCTTCAAAACGATTCGTCCGCAGAAATCTTTGCGAAACAATTATTGACTATTGGCAATGGAGAAGTACCAGTAGACGTTTCGACAGGATTAATTTCATTCCCGCAAGGTTTTTGGTTTTTCGTATCGACAAAAGAGGAACTCATTGCAAATGTGTTTCCGAATATCGTTCAAAACCATGTGAACCATGATTGGCTAAGTTCACGTGCAATCCTGGCAGCGAAAAATAAGGATGTCGacgaattgaattttattatccAGAACACAGTTCCTGGAGAATTGCATTCGTACAAGTCAGTAGATTGTATGACCAATCCAGAAGAAGCTACGAACTACCCAACcgagttcttaaattctttagATCTTCCAGGAATGCCGCCGCACAATTTACGCATAAAAGTTGGGAGTGTTATAATTATGCTCCGTAACCTTAACCAACCCAAATTGTGTAACGGGACAAG CAACCAGCAGCAAGCTCCGGATCTGGCCAGCGTTGGGCGTTCGATACTTTGA
- the LOC129741926 gene encoding uncharacterized protein LOC129741926 gives MAPPIDEDAQQSGTYASLHSLVHYGRRMFGGFDSIAKIDDLQYSRISMPPIRRTYVGLRSRNARRLSRLRANQTPEQSAEANQQLRERMSVIRSRRTTEEEAEAQINTEQQQNCNLYRAAFQYDCTIDYSKLPCLTIGPMDLTALEHMPSDDHKIIIRADKRPAGSHERQFNAPTMNETAVVISGENIESRDIVLKRRNDGQLQRVHETHRSYDSLQYPLMFCYGEDAYHFQIRMINPLTGAQDADNHLLRYRRLFQQFAVDMYVKIETERLNFIRFNQAKLRSEEYVHLRDAVSSEGNVNNIGRLTILPSTYVGSPRHMQEYSQDVMTYVRYYGRPDLFITLTCNPKWTEITQQLKPGQTASDRHDITARVFRQKQKSLMDFIVKQSVFGEVRCWMYSIEWQKRGLPHSHTLIWLVNKIRPEHIDNIIHAEIPDAAIDSELFEIVKTHMVHGPCGQHNSGSPCMVGEKCTKRYPRPLLAETISGNDGYPLYRRRSPEDNGKSLTMKVQGIDVVVDNSWIVPYSPLLSKAFKSHCNVELCNSIKSIKYVCKYVNKGSDMAVFGIAAPDASDEVTQYQMGRYVSCNEAIWRIFAFPIHERHPTVVHLAVHLENGQRVYFTETNAARRAERAPNTTLTSYFTICQNDPFARTLLYSEVPRYYTWNKSSRNFQRRKQGQVVAGYADVFSTDALGRMYTVHPKNDECFYLRLLLVNVCGPTSFESLRTVDGMLCATYREACHRLQLIEDDSHWDLALADAVLTAPANQIRTLFAIIISTCFPSNPVELWNKFKDDMADDILYRFRTVNHEQEMNDEIRNEALIMIEDACLLMCGSLLSKLGMPAPNRTMHDAFNREIERERASI, from the exons CTTCAGTACTCTAGAATCAGTATGCCGCCCATAAGGAGAACGTACGTTGGATTACGCAGCCGCAATGCACGAAGGTTGTCGAGGCTCCGTGCCAATCAGACCCCTGAGCAAAGCGCGGAAGCAAATCAACAGCTTCGAGAACGTATGTCGGTAATTCGTAGCCGTCGAACGACAGAGGAGGAAGCAGAAGCCCAGATAAATACTGAACAGCAACAGAATTGCAATTTGTATCGTGCCGCTTTCCAATATGATTGTACAATAGACTACAGCAAACTGCCTTGCCTTACAATCGGGCCCATGGATTTG ACGGCATTGGAACATATGCCTTCTGACGACCACAAAATAATAATCAGAGCGGATAAACGTCCAGCTGGAAGTCATGAACGTCAATTTAACGCCCCAACGATGAATGAAACAGCTGTCGTCATCTCGGGTGAAAACATTGAGTCCCGTGACATCGTATTGAAGAGGCGCAACGATGGCCAATTGCAACGTGTGCACGAGACCCATCGTTCATACGATTCATTACAATACCCACTCATGTTCTGCTATGGAGAGGACGCAtatcattttcaaataagaatGATCAATCCATTGACAGGTGCGCAAGATGCTGATAATCATTTACTGCGGTATCGGCgtttatttcaacaatttgccGTCGACATGTATGTCAAAATCGAGACAGAACGTTTGAACTTTATCCGGTTCAATCAGGCTAAACTGCGGTCTGAGGAGTACGTTCATTTAAGAGATGCCGTAAGTTCGGAAGGAAATGTCAACAATATTGGTCGATTGACAATTCTTCCATCTACATATGTTGGAAGTCCACGGCATATGCAAGAATATTCCCAAGATGTCATGACGTATGTCAGGTATTACGGCCGCCCGGACCTTTTCATAACGTTAACATGCAACCCGAAGTGGACGGAAATAACTCAGCAGTTGAAACCCGGTCAAACGGCAAGCGATAGGCACGACATAACCGCACGGGTATTCCGGCAGAAGCAAAAAAGTCTCATGGATTTCATAGTTAAGCAGAGCGTGTTCGGTGAAGTAAGGTGCTGGATGTACTCCATCGAATGGCAGAAACGAGGTCTCCCGCACTCACATACTTTAATTTG gTTGGTTAACAAAATACGCCCTGAACATATTGACAACATTATACACGCAGAGATTCCTGATGCAGCTATTGATTCGGaactatttgaaattgttaaaacacataTGGTTCACGGTCCTTGCGGTCAACACAATTCGGGATCGCCGTGTATGGTTGGAGAGAAGTGTACAAAACGATATCCACGTCCATTGCTCGCGGAAACTATTTCCGGAAACGATGGATATCCCTTATACCGGCGTCGTTCGCCCGAGGACAATGGCAAATCCCTTACAATGAAGGTACAAGGAATTGACGTTGTGGTTGACAATAGCTGGATTGTACCCTATTCACCGTTGCTTTCTAAAGCCTTCAAAAGTCATTGCAATGTTGAATTATGTAACTCAATCAAATCGATTAAGTATGTTTGCAAATACGTGAATAAGGGCAGCGACATGGCAGTTTTTGGAATTGCTGCTCCAGATGCCAGCGATGAAGTGACACAATACCAAATGGGCCGTTACGTCAGTTGTAATGAAGCGATTTGGAGGATCTTTGCATTCCCGATTCATGAACGTCACCCGACTGTCGTCCATTTAGCTGTCCATTTAGAAAATGGACAACGTGTATATTTCACGGAAACAAATGCAGCTAGAAGAGCAGAACGAGCCCCAAACACGACATTGACAAGTTATTTTACCATCTGCCAGAACGATCCATTCGCCAGAACGCTTCTATACTCCGAAGTGCCACGCTACTATACTTGGAATAAGTCGTCGAGAAACTTCCAGCGCAGAAAGCAAGGACAAGTAGTTGCAGGATATGCCGACGTCTTTTCCACCGACGCACTTGGGCGAATGTATACTGTACATCCAAAAAACGATGAGTGCTTTTACCTAAGATTGCTTTTGGTCAATGTTTGTGGTCCAACATCGTTTGAATCGCTTCGGACTGTGGATGGTATGCTATGTGCGACATATCGAGAAGCCTGTCATCGGTTGCAACTGATTGAAGACGACAGTCATTGGGATTTAGCGCTTGCCGACGCGGTTCTTACTGCACCAGCGAATCAAATACGCACGCTGTTTGCGATTATTATTTCTACATGCTTCCCTTCAAACCCTGTCGAATTATGGAACAAATTCAAGGACGATATGGCCGACGATATTTTGTATCGATTTCGTACGGTAAATCACGAACAGGAAATGAACGATGAAATTCGCAACGAGGCTTTGATTATGATCGAAGACGCGTGTCTGCTCATGTGTGGCAGTTTGTTGAGCAAACTGGGGATGCCGGCTCCCAATCGAACAATGCATGATGCATTCAATCGTGAGATTGAGCGCGAGCGAGCGAGCATATGA